A window of the Oscillospiraceae bacterium NTUH-002-81 genome harbors these coding sequences:
- a CDS encoding helix-turn-helix domain-containing protein, which yields MTETNKTAAATAPTPPVLPACPVETTLTLISDKWKVLILRDLLSGTKRFGELKKSIGHVTQKVLTAQLRQMEESGLLTRTVYAEVPPRVEYTLTELGYSLKPILDAMLVWGENYKKKVETEWGQDA from the coding sequence ATGACTGAAACGAACAAAACAGCGGCAGCTACTGCACCGACCCCGCCGGTGCTCCCGGCCTGCCCGGTGGAGACGACGCTGACGCTGATCAGTGATAAATGGAAGGTGCTGATCCTGCGGGATCTGTTGTCAGGGACGAAGCGGTTCGGAGAATTGAAGAAATCCATTGGCCATGTGACGCAGAAGGTGCTGACGGCGCAGCTGCGGCAGATGGAGGAGAGCGGCCTTCTGACCCGGACGGTTTATGCGGAGGTGCCGCCCCGGGTGGAATACACGCTGACGGAGCTGGGCTACAGCCTGAAGCCGATCCTGGATGCCATGCTGGTCTGGGGAGAGAATTATAAGAAAAAAGTGGAAACGGAGTGGGGCCAGGATGCATAG
- a CDS encoding alpha/beta hydrolase, with translation MHREQEAKTGRKLAVYFPGIGYHCDKPLLYYSRRLAAEAGYEELQLSYTFSGGNIRGNKEKMREAFFALYEQAKEQLGVVDWSACDEILFVSKSIGTIISAAYVAEQKISCRQILYTPLEDTFRVEEALAESHKQTVSDKQTTAVQVQGTIPSIAFIGTADPWSEVPRVIALSEKKGIPIFSYESANHSLETGDALECLEILTDVMTKTKAFLCKKELGSKT, from the coding sequence ATGCATAGAGAACAGGAAGCGAAAACGGGCAGAAAGCTGGCCGTGTATTTCCCAGGCATCGGGTATCACTGCGACAAACCGCTGCTGTACTACAGCCGCCGTCTGGCTGCGGAAGCGGGATACGAGGAGCTGCAGCTGTCCTACACGTTTTCCGGCGGCAATATCCGGGGCAACAAAGAGAAAATGCGGGAAGCCTTTTTCGCCCTGTACGAGCAGGCGAAAGAGCAGCTGGGCGTGGTGGACTGGAGTGCCTGTGATGAGATTTTATTCGTGTCAAAAAGCATCGGCACCATCATCAGTGCGGCCTATGTCGCAGAGCAGAAGATTTCCTGTCGGCAGATTCTGTATACCCCGCTGGAAGATACGTTCCGGGTGGAGGAAGCGTTGGCTGAATCTCACAAACAGACAGTCTCCGATAAGCAGACAACAGCAGTTCAGGTGCAGGGAACCATTCCGTCTATCGCCTTCATCGGCACTGCGGATCCCTGGAGCGAAGTGCCGCGTGTGATTGCCTTAAGCGAGAAGAAGGGAATCCCCATCTTTTCCTATGAAAGCGCCAATCATTCCCTGGAGACCGGGGACGCGCTGGAGTGCCTAGAGATTTTGACGGATGTGATGACGAAGACAAAGGCATTTCTGTGTAAAAAAGAACTGGGAAGTAAAACGTGA